The genomic segment TTTTAATTTTGAAGCCAACAACATCGCCACATTGGTTGCAAAGTCTCCATGCTCCGGATTCTTTGGCCGCTCCAATGTAATTTCAAGCTCACCCGACGAGGCAAACCCTTTTGACTCAAGCGCTTTCGATAGCGTTATTATTAAGTATTCCTGTTCAGACATTCTATTCGTCTTTCACTTCGATAATTTCCGCGTCACCCCAAAGTCTTTCTAAACCATAAAACTCTCTGCGCGCCGGTTGAAACACATGTACTAAAACTCCAATATAGTCAAGTAAAATCCATTCCTGATTCGATTGTCCCTCGATATGCAGCGGCCGGGTTTTTTCCCCTTTTAAAGTCTCGAAGATGTGGTCTGAAATTGCTTTAACTTGAGTGTTTGTAGAACCGGAACAGATCACAAAATAATCTGTCATGGTCGTGAGTGGGCGCAGGGTTAAAATCAGCACATCTGTTGCTTTTTTTTCTAAAGATAGATTTGCGATTCTTTCCGCGAGTTTTTTAAAATCCAAATAACTTATTCCCTCCTTTTTTTTCACAAAAAATATGCCCGACCAATGACATCGTTTGGTAGGACTTTTCCTTGTACCAAATAGGCATTCGCGATTACAAATTTCAAACAAGCACGGGGAATGGCAAATTAAGGATTGTTCGGGACTCCACGATAGAACGCTATATCTTAAAGCTTTTGCGTTTTAAACCATTTGATGGTTCTGCCCAACCCCTCACCGAGAGAAACT from the candidate division KSB1 bacterium genome contains:
- the rsfS gene encoding ribosome silencing factor — protein: MSYLDFKKLAERIANLSLEKKATDVLILTLRPLTTMTDYFVICSGSTNTQVKAISDHIFETLKGEKTRPLHIEGQSNQEWILLDYIGVLVHVFQPARREFYGLERLWGDAEIIEVKDE